One Aspergillus oryzae RIB40 DNA, chromosome 2 genomic window carries:
- a CDS encoding uncharacterized protein (predicted protein), with amino-acid sequence MATTDNSGKKLVLSYDTELIQNYIQGEIVSPKNKFEALQTKDGHTLLFGIDSSNVFHVIEESSGQHSTGWAQIDLSTTTISSQLPGKKDATVRTFDVGQSALDQTIGMAMAVRVEGKDNLFVSLKNSNSDTAWTKKPEWTLVPFDAANETQSSITVAGIWFAETDSQKQYLVVDVDRAGSSTIKDIARYYVDPSETSGSRWVKHDVPVDIAAGSYQSCIG; translated from the coding sequence ATGGCCACCACAGACAATTCGGGAAAGAAACTTGTTCTTTCCTACGACACCGAATTGATCCAAAACTACATCCAAGGCGAGATAGTTTCCCCGAAAAATAAGTTCGAAGCCCTCCAGACAAAGGATGGCCACACCCTGCTGTTTGGCATCGACTCTTCCAATGTATTCCACGTTATCGAAGAGAGCAGCGGCCAGCATAGTACAGGTTGGGCGCAGATTGATCTTTCTACAACAACGATCAGCTCGCAACTCCCGGGAAAGAAGGATGCGACGGTGAGGACATTCGATGTTGGGCAGAGTGCTCTTGATCAAACTATTGGAATGGCCATGGCTGTTCGAgtggaagggaaagacaatCTTTTTGTATCGCTGAAGAATTCCAACTCAGACACCGCCTGGACGAAGAAACCGGAATGGACATTGGTCCCGTTTGATGCTGCTAACGAGACACAATCAAGCATTACCGTTGCAGGTATCTGGTTTGCGGAGACGGATAGCCAGAAACAATAccttgttgttgatgttgaccGAGCTGGATCATCTACGATCAAGGATATCGCACGCTACTATGTCGATCCGTCTGAAACCTCCGGTAGTCGATGGGTTAAACATGATGTCCCGGTCGATATCGCCGCCGGATCTTATCAAAGTTGTATTGGATGA
- a CDS encoding uncharacterized protein (predicted protein), producing the protein MGADTESHLSGSDFHYDFKNGDKTIKTGYDFVVSTTETSINDGLRAYLNNSDQPVQYLCFLVDSQGNVDKTITLDELLKLTKNVNPFTTPAGKVDQAVWQPLVDAKFRYGIKLQMGIPPGLLPKDLDIVEFADEDATHVRFRLYCSEVSIIEFQIPSGWGSTDHTLVLHSQPAGKPWYAEMKVNLKVEDLDTQLNTTYLNNHPTVKQEIKDKLKNLKDTAFSLQQLLYDLDSATLDSTPDFPGLHEGSDVFPLLQKTFSGTWSKSAAEKGLPLVAIAAVAQSNDSSPLVMSDYQRHVSLQTTKEGKKFRTLDYFCLTGNKKLPSNPSLPKFTWNWVVPEDKATKSGTMAINRTTFANYLKDQLVPHAQKYCGHPIVKVTGDDDPLKPHINFFPVRIEYGKDPDKIEVTEKGKDVIHLSYEGYGEDKAHSGLFRLYGAVEVWNKYNCSVTFAGSSMTIEQHHVVRFFVQKNSTTDDINAIDRKSTVSYSLQVNDHGRLETVKGKSSDEDKSQRGDRSLFIDTFSGINAVVNSLKGVDLAPPELESINGDKLQSFIFPGSKAFAYKSVNFSDYQDLVCDITYANPS; encoded by the coding sequence atggGTGCCGATACAGAATCACATCTGTCTGGTTCTGACTTCCACTACGACTTCAAGAATGGCGACAAAACGATCAAGACTGGGTACGACTTTGTCGTGTCAACTACCGAGACCAGCATCAACGATGGTCTCCGTGCCTACCTCAATAACTCTGATCAACCGGTGCAGTATCTTTGCTTCCTCGTGGACAGCCAAGGCAATGTTGACAAAACCATCACGCTGGATGAACTGCTCAAACTCACTAAAAATGTGAACCCATTCACAACTCCTGCCGGCAAGGTTGATCAAGCAGTCTGGCAGCCCCTGGTAGATGCCAAATTTCGATATGGCATTAAATTGCAAATGGGAATTCCGCCGGGGTTGCTGCCTAAGGATTTGGATATTGTGGAATTTGCCGACGAGGATGCAACCCATGTACGGTTCAGGCTGTACTGCTCAGAGGTGTCCATCATCGAGTTCCAGATCCCTAGTGGATGGGGGTCCACTGATCACACGCTGGTCCTCCACAGCCAGCCAGCCGGCAAGCCCTGGTATGCAGAGATGAAAGTGAACCTCAAGGTCGAAGATTTAGACACACAGCTAAACACGACATACCTAAACAACCATCCCACTGTCAAGCAAGAGATAAAAGACAAGCTCAAGAACCTCAAGGACACAGCCTTCAGCTTGCAGCAGTTGCTGTATGACCTTGACAGCGCCACACTCGATAGCACCCCTGATTTTCCCGGCCTCCACGAGGGATCTGATGtcttccctcttcttcagaagacGTTCAGCGGCACTTGGAGCAAATCTGCAGCCGAAAAGGGGCTTCCGCTTGTCGCCATCGCGGCCGTCGCGCAGTCCAATGACAGCTCCCCATTGGTGATGAGTGACTACCAGCGCCATGTCAGTCTGCAAACGACTAAAGAGGGCAAAAAATTCAGAACCTTGGATTACTTCTGCCTCACAGGCAATAAGAAGCTCCCATCTAATCCATCGCTTCCCAAATTCACTTGGAATTGGGTAGTTCCCGAAGACAAGGCGACCAAGAGTGGGACTATGGCCATCAACCGGACCACCTTTGCCAACTACCTCAAGGACCAATTGGTCCCTCATGCCCAAAAGTACTGCGGACACCCCATTGTCAAGGTGACGGGCGATGACGACCCCTTGAAACCCCATATTAACTTCTTTCCTGTCCGAATAGAATATGGAAAGGACCCCGATAAGATTGAAGTTACAGAGAAGGGTAAAGATGTCATCCATCTATCCTACGAGGGCTATGGCGAGGACAAAGCCCATAGTGGGCTGTTCCGGCTGTACGGGGCAGTGGAAGTTTGGAATAAATACAACTGCTCCGTCACGTTTGCTGGCAGTTCCATGACGATTGAACAGCATCATGTGGTCCGTTTCTTCGTCCAGAAGAACTCCACTACAGATGACATCAATGCCATCGACAGGAAGTCAACCGTCTCATATAGCCTTCAGGTTAACGATCATGGAAGGTTGGAGACCGTTAAAGGCAAGTCTAGCGACGAGGACAAGTCCCAGAGAGGCGATAGGAGCCTTTTCATTGACACCTTCTCTGGGATCAACGCAGTCGTCAACAGTCTTAAGGGTGTCGATCTTGCACCACCCGAATTGGAGTCAATCAACGGAGATAAATTGCAGTCTTTCATCTTTCCGGGGTCAAAGGCGTTCGCGTACAAGTCGGTCAACTTCTCTGATTACCAGG